One Pyrus communis chromosome 13, drPyrComm1.1, whole genome shotgun sequence genomic window carries:
- the LOC137712517 gene encoding rhodanese-like domain-containing protein 11, chloroplastic — translation MWIVLVVDVDHRRSTATRMQGDSEDYELKQMRDVAAAKKRWEALVCQKNLFWVQGGVEAAEEEDLAREGPLPFKFAGIGGLLEFLGWTDQQRAAAAKENWSCRLVFSARLAQVGVILLADALFLGAQQLGRYLQDIRSL, via the exons ATGTGGAttgttcttgttgttgatgttgatCATCGGAGGAGTACTGCCACTCGGATGCAGGGTGACAGTGAAGATTACGAGTTGAAGCAAATGAGGGATGTGGCTGCTGCCAAAAAGAGATGGGAAGCTCTG GTATGTCAGAAAAACCTTTTCTGGGTTCAAGGAGGTGTAGAGGCTGCTGAAGAAGAG GATCTTGCCAGAGAAGGCCCTCTGCCATTTAAGTTTGCTGGAATTGGTGGGCTTTTAGAATTCCTTGG TTGGACAGATCAGCAAAGAGCTGCAGCTGCCAAAGAAAATTGGAGTTGCCGATTAGTGTTCTCTGCCCGGCTG gCACAGGTCGGAGTCATTCTCCTTGCCGATGCCTTATTTCTTGGTGCTCAGCAATTAGGACGTTATCTTCAGGATATACGATCACTCTGA